The genomic window TGGAAAAAGAAGAGTATATTCTTTAAGAATAAGGTAAGTACTCGTTTgatttgatttcttttattttaatcatgtgtaatatttatacattgtactaaaatatttatattttaaaatataacttgTATGTTGCACAGGTGTATAAACAAGATAGACAATCGGCTATAGAAGACTTACTTTCTTTATCACGTGGACCTACCAAATATGTGACGTACTATAATGGTTATATTGTAAATGGATATAGATTTCATACTGAAGAGCATGACAAAGGTTTGAAGACGCAAAGTTGTGGAGTGGTTGTAATTGGTGACACCGGAACTGAAAAATAGATTATTATGGGATATTAACGGAGATTGTTGAATTACAATATCTTGGTGGTCGCCGAGTGGTGatattttgtaatataccggaattttaatataaaaatagatgtaaataaaaatagtgtaaaacaaaatttttattggattccaaggagtaaaatataagtcgaaaaTGACTTGTGCGGAAATTAGagtgaaaacagaaaatttagaattttctgtaaagaacggggctgatattttagcagaaaatgcacagtgtcagaaaattatgaaaactggagaatatgtcagaattatttttgtgaggctagatttaaagtttcatgtcattctgacacccggaaggtggaaaataaaatccgactgctatctgctaaagattacagttcggtagagctttcggtgaccaaatatggtccaaactgaaaagttaagatatatttttaCTCAGTAGGTTAAATCGAGCCCGACTGCCAAATTTGAGTGTAAACGAAGGCTCCGGCGATAGGTTTCAGATTCTGAGTTGGAAATAGATTTGTAAAAAGGGTAATTTCAGCAATAgaaggggtttatttgcaattagGCTGATCTTATCTTTTACAACCAGCACACCCTAGCTGTCCACGCATGCAGGACCCCTCTCCTTATCCTTTCTCCTTatctcattctttttcttttctctttctctctctaatcgtGTGAAGTAGAGGATAGAGAATTGGTGGAGTTTGATGTTGAGTTGTGTGAGGAAGCTAAGGAGCATGATGAGAAGGCTGATGGAGCTGAGTTTTGAGATAAGTTTATGCTCTCCTTGGTAAGGGTTAGTATTTCCTGGTTGGATTTGTTCTAATTACCTAAAAAGATTTGAGTAATAGGTGTTTTGATTGCTAGAGTTCCTATTGTAATGGAAACCTAGTGAGAGAGAGCTATATATGAGCATCATATATGTGAGCTGTGGATTGGAAATAGAACCAGAGGTTGGTTAGGCTTGTTCTAATAACTCTATAAGAGGATTTCTTAGCTGCTAGAGTTGAAATTGCCATGAAACAACATAGGTGGTGTATGTACGTGCATAGGAGGcttgctaattaattagcccTGCTACTATAGGCTATGTCTATTATTATGCATATTCTATGTATATTAGCATGAGGGAGATAGTTAATTATGGTCGATGGGCGGTTGAAGTATTCAATTTGAGGTAAAGTTGCTATAGTTTCCTGGATAGTATTGGATTATCTACTTTAAAAAGGGTGGAGCTATAAATTTTGGTTGCTAAAGAGAGTAAATGCCATGTTAAGAagccatatatgtatatatatgtgtgaagCAATTAATCTGTGAAGCAATCAACCTGAGAACAAGCCATATGTTGCTAGGATTTATTTTAATTACCCTAAGAAATGATTTCTAGGTTGCTAGAACTTATTTTATCATGAAGATTTAGAGAACAAGCTATATGTTGAGTGGTGTTAATTACTCTATAAAGACTTGAGCTGCAGGTTTTAGCTTCTAGAGTTCATATTACTATGAAAAAGAATCTAGAAAAActatatgttatgtatatagACATGTAATATACATGTGAATTAACTATTAAAGAGGAAATCTGTAAATTAATCTTAATTCCGGATTAGAGTTTATTGTAATTAATCTAGAGCAAAGGGATTCCCAAACTCTAAATGTAATATGTTGGATCGTTGATTGCGTTGCTAATCTTGATCAAAATGGTCAAgataatgctaaaatggaaattaaatgcttccaaattaattgGGTAGCTTGTGAAGGTGCCTTGGCATGTTTTGGAGGTGTTAGAGTGAGTTCGGAGTGAACTAGACGCGCAAAGAGGGCTGAAAACTGCTGCTGCCAGCTACTGTTTAGTGCAGGGACTGATTCGTAAACCTGCAGGGACTGATTTGCgaacctgcagggactgaaCTGCGAACTACTAGACTGCAATGCAGTTTTAGTCTTTTAAGGGGTTAAGTTGCAATTTTCTGCTCTTATCTTTTTAACCCAGATGTCTAGCATTTGCCCAGGTACTTGAACAACACTCCGCAGCCTTTTTCTTATCTAaatttccctctctttttctctcaacCCAAGAAGCAAACTAGTGAAGGAATTGTTGGAGAAGAGGTAGCTTTTGTGTTTGGTCTTGTTGGAGATGCCAAAGTGGGAAAACCAGTCTTGGAAGCTGCGAACTTGAGGTAATTGGTTTACTTCTCAGCTGGGGTTTAGTTTATTTGTtccttgagagagatttttaagTGAATTAAGCTTGTAGAGACTTAAAGAAGTTTAAAGAAGCTTGTTGGCAGCCTATATCCACATGTTGATGGATTTTTGGGATGAAACCTGTAATAGAATGGTTAAGTGACCCTGAATTGAGTATGTTCTCATTCTAAAGAAGCTTGAACCATGAAGTTTAGGCTCTAAAGTTTGTGGATGAAACCTAGAAACCTAGAAACTATGCTAAGGAAAGCTTGTATATGTGTGAATACATGTGAAGGAATGATTCGAATGAAAATCTGAGATGAATTGATCCTAAACCTAGTTAGAATGATATCCCTCACTGTGGAGAAGTAGTGAACAAGGAATTTTTAAAGTGCTAAGACCATAAGTGCCTTAAAccctatataaaaattaactctatactatatatatatatgcatgtatgtatataaatgTATTATGAGTTGTTGTTGGTGATAAAGTTTGAGGTGGAGTGACTTTACTATCTACTTAAGAATGATGTTGTTGCTATGTAAAGAAGTTAAATTATGGATCAGTTAGCTTCTAAAGGTTGAGGTGGTCATGGATAAACCTATAAAAGCTATAGATGGACCTATAGTAAACTATAAGTTATATAGTTGATATGTGAGCTATTGTTTAGAGTAAAGTGGAACTTGTGGCAGGAATTGTAATAGTAAAGATTGATGTTTACTACCTAAAAGGGGTTAATTATGAGTTGTTCTAGTTTTCGAAATCCTAAACTGCCATAAGAAACTTAATAGAAAgactatgtatatgtatatgttgatattatatgcatatatgcaagTTGGAGTTGACATGCAAAGttgtaaaaatatgaatatgacTTAAGTTTAATCCCTTTTATTCCTCTATGAAGGAAAGTTTGACATGCTCGGAAGCTTGGGTTGATATTCCGACGGACCTACGACGTGCAAATTAAGAAACGCTTCGTTCTACCTGTTTGGCATCGAGTCGCGGGGGCTTGGTGTTTACATGTTTCGAGACATTGGGCTTAGCTTTTAGGCatccctacaaggtgggtggtgctatccgaagtctttgaatcaccttttatgtctatgattTTCCATTGAGCATATTACTTGTATTCATGCATCATAGGGTAGTGATATTATGCAAGTGATAGTTGAATATGTGAATGTTTATCAATGTTGAGAAAATGTGAActtagaatgtggacatagaaccctatgaatgtatggactatagcaatagtaaacttggtgacattcaactagagatttggttagcatcgagaaatggaattgtgaaactagtataaagaactagttagagtaaagtgtgacagtgtttgtcagttgaatcctctaaaggggatcagatcatactcacatttgtttggttcaagtgaggtcgctcctccttgaacgatgagctccggagtagtcatctttactggaccaggaggtgcgtctcccccagttgacggtcccatcgggtgcaggtgcgtctccccgatatttgggatagcgTCAGTGAGTaattgttaaccaaagggttaaccaaaagattgggtaaattcagtaaaaagcatgcatgcatatttacagttttcatatattacttctttcagctttgtacaggcattgtagtagttacatgttatagttggttactatctgtttacttcttttgcctacatatgcctgaatagacctagtgggtgagtcggcgaggtcggcggccgaacccactgggaacttttagtagttctcataccactaaccatacaggttccagtgcgagcgatgtggccgaggatcgcggcaagagcccagcagcctagctagtggacacccGAGTTCTAGTGGTATACCATTTTCGGTTCATGTGAAACATTTTTGATATACAGAGActtgtaaatgaatgtataaaagaacatgtaaataactaaatgtttcagttattcAGTTATGTATAGTTcagttttaaaagttttaaattacagtgaattttatGTATAGTTAGTTACTTTCACTTGtgcttgttgcttgccctcgtgcaagccatgtatattgaaatattCTCCTGGAATTATTTATTTccttatacatgtactcgttgttgttgagccttgggcggacaggggaggttctgtccgttcggcgtctgtgtacggactcggatcgaccaaattggcgatagcgggacgtgacatatTTAGATGCAATTGGTGGGATGTATATGATAAAGTGAAAGGAATTAAAATAGATGAATATGGATTTGTCAGTGTTAATTGTCAACGCTTGCTGAAAACAAATGAGCCTTTTGTATTAGCTACTCAAGCATCACAAGTTTTTTATGTTACAGATAGTATTACAAAAGGTTGGCAtgttgtaacataccgaaaccttgGTAAgtaaattcgaaccttggtcaaattgatcaaagtgcgaggttggtacacttcggagaggccgaaggcgtcaaataatgcaaaatgcattactggggatcttcgagaacttttgaaaatcaaaatctccaaactgcaggttttgtgctctcggggaccggtccctggtgggagagaccggtccctgaacgcgtaggcagcgagaaggctgagaaatcggctaagtcctgaaaaatcagctctcgggaaccggtccctgcgaggagagaccggtccccagagaccggttccatcagggggagaccggttgcatcgcgcgcagcctgcgcagtccgcgggagaagctctcggggaccggtcccaggtcggggagactggtccctgaCTGCGGAAAATGCCGAGTCTGGACAGTGCACAAAGAAAGAGTTGGAgggcttagttgcaaatgttgCAACATGTTATATGGCCCATTCCCTTTCCCCTCTTCACAGCAAACACactcccctctctccctctcattttctctcctttctttctctagaaAGCAAgtcctagagcttggagaaggtggagaaaagcttggagaaggtggattttggagatttggtggttctagaagctctccaacaagaaggagcttgctagaacttgggccaagataagtttttagcatgtagagctctagggtttggattttaaccttagattttgagttttgatctctctacaagtgaggaaaCCCTCTAGAGAccttgaaaccatgaaatccatggttgtcTTGAactcctctcatggtgaacttccAGGGTTCatcttggatgccctagaaataGCCTAGTTGGCCTTAGGTGAGCTCCTGGAGGttaaacaagctctcttttacttgttttagatatcaaaacctagggtttagcaatgggtttggttagggcaccaaatttagGACTTTTGCCCCCGAGTGTTTCTAagacaaattgaccttatagaaacctaattgggggtgtccccgacacgttggacaactccgttcgacgttacaaaaatgtttaaatatggttcatgtacaaaaggcctaaagtggcactattttggttgtagGTCGCGGTATCggttttcgtaaagttcgggagtcgtcatattctGCTCCCACACGACcactcgaggtgggtggtgcattccaacgACTTCGaaaatccctttatgtctaaagtgtcatatttgagcatatgtatatatattgagcatgttgcataatagggttaattgtgagctttttaTGGCATGATTATGAGTTGAAATGCATGTGAATAACTTGTAAAAAAATGTGCGAATTTgtaaaccctatatatgcatgataagtgacaagaacctagaagggttagtgaacaaaagtgacacatggacatagatctagtgagtgatattgatgagtctagaacacctagaaaaacaagtgtggcatttggcatgagaacaagaacataacacttagaaaacaagtgtggcatgagtgcAAAAATTTTGTAGTGCATATGACACTAGTGCTagtaaagaatgaaaaagaaaagaataattgaaacattatgacatttcaaccttagagttaagggttattgagcatggtcttccttaaagttaaggaatggattgaacttggaatcctcaatgtaggattgatcgtactcacctttagtccttgctcgagggtggtagctccccctcgggcgatgtgctccggagtcgacatcactgggtcgtagcgggtatctccgcagaggacggtcctatcgggttgtagcaGGTATCTCCCTGGTTaaataggattttgggttggtgagtttgttgagggcgaaacctacggggtagccaagagattgggtaaagaaattataatcttgcattcatcatgagcattatatcgagcatcgcattttatattgttcaggcatattagttgcatttattagttggttactttcttttccctattctattatgcctgattagacctagtgggatagtcggcgtggttagTTGACGAACCTactgaaaattttgttgtagttctcgcacccctatttccacagagccgagaCCGAGCCAGGCGGCTGACGACCGCTGTAAGGGCATcacgccctaggtagagaccgcccgagatgttctatttcatagttgcataccctttgatatatcatcttttgtatttgatgattttagtatcaagaacatgtttaaatgaatgatgtaaagaatatttattttaaatgtcaaaagttatattttgggagaaatgaaatgtaaaaagaaatgatgcaataaTTGTACTCgatttcctaagtgtagttatttactttcactattggctatggCTTGCCcacgtgcaagccattgtgtatgcttccgcttatgcaaactttatactctattgatacttgttgttgagccttgggcggacaggggaggctctgtccgttcggcgtctgttcgacgctctcgaaccggccaaaaggatcgggctcgaggcgtgacagataagatggtatcagagcgtaaagagcctaaaagtgaaagtataggatggacctaaagacccttaggaatggaaaaccttaaggatctaggaaacgtgagtgacgttgaaCGAGTTATAGCGAAGGCATGATTGTATTGAGGTAATtgtgtctctaatgtggttagggactaaacttaaattgttatttgttttctactctttgtgttgtgatcggcggccgacgacatgacgctttggaatgaaaataaatacacttatatgctttcgccggattgggtataatCGAGTAAGTTGTCTAAGTGACTAAcgtgagttgcttcttttcaggaagcaatgccgcctcgtggacgacctaagttgcctcgtggtcgaccgcggaCGAGCTCTATGGCCGAGGAGTTAAGTACGGCTCCCGTGCAACTGGGAGCAGGTGgtgacggggagcttcgggagcagatggccatgcttattggcgtagtgcggcagcagGCGGAATCCGTTCAATgccaaggggagcaaatccaaagACTGCAGGAGGCCTTAGAGCGatagcaggcggcggcggcgcccgtggaggccgtgcaccctgcgcctcctgcagtggtgccgagtacggccgagggtgtggcCGCGGCAGCCGTGCCAGTTACAATCGTGCCGGCTAGTTTGGGgacctcaaaccccgatagtgtggcagaggaggcggagcgggagcgcgcgttggcggctctaATTCAATttcagaagttcaacccacctaccttcgaagggggagtggtggaaccggcggtggtggagtcctggatcgactccatggagacACTTTTCGACGACTTtaacaccttggagaaggacaaggtgtacctcgccacacattgcctCGAGAAGGTAGCGAAGGTGTGGTAGAAACGTGTTAGGCGGGACCGATCacccgatcttccgcctatgttgtgggaggagtttcggagagcggtgttcgccaactacttccccgatacggtaaagcggaagttgcaagagaaattctgcaagttgaggcaaggggATTGCTCGGTGgcagactacgagcaggagttctcccacctcattgactgcgtcccggatgttgttaGGGATGACCGAGACCGAGCAGACTGGTTCCTACGAGGATTGCGGCCGGGGATCCATAGGGCCGTGCAAAtccttaagctcacgacctttgcagaggtctttgatcgggctttgtgggcggagcatggctaTGCCCACGAACGCGAGGAGCGCGAGTTCGCAGCCGAGGCAAAGGAGAAGAGCAAGAAGCGGACAACGGGTGACACCGAGGGCCGgccgaatgctaagaaaccccctcggtatccccgacagcagtcaaGAGATTGGAGGCCATCTCGTTGTGTTATTTGCGGCGGCAACCATCAACCGCCGTCATTCCCGCAGCGGGATGGgaaatgcttcaagtgtggccaacctggGCATGTGTCGCGAGAGTGCCCTAGTTGGGGTTCATCTGCACCGACCTCGGCATCAGTTCCTTATACCCTGAGACAGCAGGCGGGATTACCGCTGGCTATGTCAGCTGGACGCTCGTCTTCATCGCGTCAACCGGAGGCATCGAGAGCACCGAGTGgacgggtttttgccactcaggtggaggaggagccgATTCCTATTTccgacgacatcgtggcaggtattatctcgatcagaggcactagagctagagctttattcgacactggtgcatcgcattcattcatagatgcatcattcgctaggacTCATGGCATTAAGATTGTGCAACATTACGACTATTGGACGGTGAATTCGGTCGAGCATACTTTCCATGTTCACGAAGAGTGTGTAGcgtgcccagtgcagataggtgattgggtcatgccgatcgacctGTTAGTGTTGAATCGAATGTGGGATTTCGACGTGATCTTGGGGATCAACtagctctccaagtattatgccgtgatagattgcgaaagtaaggtgatcacgttccgtgagcctAATCGAGAGGAGCTAGTATATCAGGTGTCAAAAAGCTCGCTCTTCGCGGCGACCGTGTCGGCGGGacgggcgaggaaaatgataagAGGTGGTTGTGAAGCCTATTTAGCGACCGTGGTAGAAGCCCCGAAGGAGCGCCCGGAACTTAGTGGTATTCGGGTGGCGTGTgaatttccggatgtattttcgGCGGAGCTACCGGGTTTGCCACCGGATCGaaagatcgagttcgttattgacttggtaCCCGGGGCGgctccaatttcgaaggctccgtatagaatggcaccggcagagctaaaggagctcaaggcgcagttgcaagacttgctcgacaaaggctttgtgaggccgagcgcgtcaccctggggagctccggtgctattcgttaagaagaaggacggcacaTTTCGACTCTACGTGGAccctggggagctccggtgctattcgttaagaagaaggacggcacacttcgactctgcgtggattaccgcgagttgaacaaggttacTGTGAAGAATAAGTACAAGTTGTCgaggattgatgacttatttgatcagttgcaagggtcgagAGTATATTCAAAGATCGATCTTCAATCGagatatcatcagttgaagatacggcccgaggatgtgcacaagatggcgtaccgtacgcggtatggccattatgagttcacggtgatgccgtttgggcttactaacgccccggcggtgttcatggacttaatgaatagcGTCTTCCGTCcactattggaccggtgcgtcgtggtattcattgacgacgtattggtatattctcggaccgaggaggaacacgaggagcatttgaggaccgtgttggaaatactccgaaaagagaagttatatgccaagttgaagaaatgcgacttttggctatcggaggtcactttccttggtcatgtaatttcgggTGATAGTATCTCGATTgacccgaagaaagttgagATAATTAGAGATTGGCCTCCCCCGACGAGCgtatcggaggtccgcagtttccttgagctagcgggctattaccggcgattcgtggaggggtttgctaaaataactactccactaacgcgcatCACACATAAAGGGGTGAAATATGTTTGGAGCCTCGAATGCGAGCGAAGCTTTGAGGAGTTAAAAGAAAGATTGAacacgaccccggtgcttgctctaccgacgccgggggagacctttgtggtttatagtgatgcttcctacgtaggactcgggtgtgtcttgatgcaagaCGGGCGggttatagcttatgcttcacgcTAATTGAAGAcgtatgagaagaactacccgatccacgatcttgagctagcggcggtgatattcgcgctaaaattatggaggcattacttatacggggaacattgtgagatctatacagatcacaaaagccttaaatacttgttcacccaaaaggagttaaatatgcggcagcggtggtggttagaattgttgaaggactatgatgttactattctataccaccccagGAAAGCAAATGTGGttgccgatgcacttagtagaaaatcggaaaaaaaatttggcttcggcaattacactgtaaggaagtgaattctcgaaattcgaggattgtacttcatcccggatcgactaactgtcgagagtgtatcctttgtgggagttggaaatgtccgaaacacaaaaagtgctttggagttgagtccgcgagagcaaatgaggcaaactgcGTCATTGGGCTGatgctgctctcggggaccggtctctgcaggtgagagaccagTTCCACTGGCTGGTTGTAGCGGGGTtgcatgatgcaaccggtccctggtagggagggaccggttcccgaacgtggtcccagcgagagatgccaaaaattggctaagtcctgaaaatcgagctctcggggaccggtctctcaagcgaggaccggtctcccgaggaccggtctcccggggagagaccggttcctgaatacgtgcgcccgagggaagctctcggggaccggtcccaagtcggggagaccggtccctccgcgcgaaaaccgCCCAGTAAGGGTTGTGCAatagatggaaagttgaggggtttttatgcaaaatagCCTTTAATAGAGTGGgttgagccctctctctctccctcacactctcattttcctctctttctctcttgctctctctctctctctctctagagaagaaaggagaaaaagaagaagaagaaggagaggaaggaaaagaagagaaagaacaaggaggagaagaagaaggagaccaagaagaaggctttggacaccttcatctccttctcctcttcccattggtgtagctcttgaggtaggctaccaaaccctagctttgtaaacttagggtttttgggtttttatgctttggaatgggtcaaatggaccctaagcttgcttctaaatagatcaatcccaagaaatctagggatttattggtggtttgctataggtgcaaacctagggctccaaaatggggtttttgtaaaagtatgagattgatctcatttgaagccttggaaaccttattgataggtcacaaa from Ananas comosus cultivar F153 linkage group 23, ASM154086v1, whole genome shotgun sequence includes these protein-coding regions:
- the LOC109728035 gene encoding uncharacterized protein LOC109728035, translated to MLSCVRKLRSMMRRLMELSFEISLCSPWYLNNTPQPFSYLNFPLFFSQPKKQTSEGIVGEEVAFVFGLVGDAKVGKPVLEAANLRFQCERCGRGSRQEPSSLASGHPSSSGIPFSVHVKHF